The genomic DNA CATCCACAGCAAGTCCACTGAAGCGGTTTTCAAGATAACTTATCTGAGGAAAAGGGACTAAATAAGGGGTCAGTTATTGATGTGCTTGGTAATTTTGTAATGGAGTATGACTTTTACTACGTTGAATAATTCATTTGGTCCTACAGATGGTGGATAGTAGAACTAGAAAATATGGATTATCGTTATGACGAGGCATGTTTTGAAGAGAATAATAATGAGTGGTTTGTGACATGTGAAATAATATGTTGGTTTACATTTTTAGGTTTAAAGTTCTAGTTAAGTATTTATTAGTTAAACATATACAAAAAAAACCAGGAAAATAGATGTATGGAGAATGGATGAATTTAACATTATGATTGATGTAGACAATCATTAGCGTTGCATTAATGAATATTGAAAGTTATGAAAATTCCTAATATTTAGTAATTAGTTTTCAAGTAATAAAAAATCCTTTACAATGGAAGTACAGGTGATTCCCTGTCCAAATCCAATAGTAAAGGATAACCGATATGGACAAGAATACACTAAAATCATCATTTGGTAAATGGATAACACCTATAAACTCAAAAATACTTCTTGAACAAGTAGAAGAAAGTAAGCAAGATCATTATACGAAAAAACTGACAACTGTAGCCTACATAAAGCTTATGTTGCTTGCTCAATTACAAGGATTCGAGAGTCTGGAAGAAATGAGTGACGCACTGATTCATGATCAACTTCAAAAAGCCTTAGGTTTTGAATCAATCAGTAAATCTCAATTATCAAGAAAAAACAATGAAGTCAATCCAGCTATTCTTTCCCGATTATTTTTGGAGCTTGTGCACCAAATAAAAGAAATTCACTTTAAAAACGGAAAGCATATGCCATTAAAAATCATCGACTCCAGTACACTTCCATTAAACCTGACGAATTATAAGTGGGCAAAATTCCGCAAAACAAAAGCTGGTGTCAAGCTGCATTTGCGACTTGTGTTCATGAATAATGATACTGTATACCCTGAAAAAGCAGTAATTACAACAGCCAAAGAAACATGACAGAAATCAATTGGAAATTCTCGTTGATGATAAGGAAGCCATGTATGTGTTTGACCGCGGATATGTTGATTACGAACGGTTCGATCGAATGATGGATGATGGCTACTTCTTTGTATCAAGATTAAAGAAAAACGCCGTCATTCGTGAGGTAGAATCCTTTTCGGTTCCTGAAAAGTCTACTGTTCTATCAGATAGAATGGTTTACATTGGCTCTACTCAAAATCGTACAGAGAATGTCTTCCGCCTCCTTGAAGTTGAGGACACAAAAGGAAACATTCTTAGGTTAATAACGAATCGCTTCGATTTAGAACCTGACGAAGTCAGCGAAATTTATCGTCAACGTTGGGCGATTGAACTGTTTTTTAAATGGCTAAAACAGCATGTAAAGATCAAACACTTTTATGGTATGGGTGAAACAGCGATTCAAAATCAAATTTATCTTGCACTCATTGCCTACTGTCTAAATGTTCTAATCCAACTGGAGATGAAAAGCAAAAAAGCCCTACTCCGGATTAGTCGTTGGTTAAAGGCAGCACTTTGGAAGCCTGCTTACATTTGGATTCGCAAATTCGACAATAGAGCAAGTCCGTAAACACATACACAGTTGCTGTCACCTAAGTATTAAATGTATATTTTTACTAAATGGACAGAGCACCTTTGTTTAGCCCTTGTTCTTTTAGAAAAAAATAACACTGGTCTATTTACAGAATATTCTGTCCTCATTTATGCAACGCTAATGATAGACAATATAAATAGAAAAAGTGAGTTGAGCAGCTTGATGACTGAACAAGTTAACCAATTGAAAAAAGACATGAACTCTATTGAGTTTTCTCATCATGATATGAACAAGCTTCAACAGGAAATGGCAGCGAAACAAAAAGTAGGTGAAGTGTAGTGGGATTATATAAGGCTGATTTTTGCCATCGCTTATTGTACGGTGGCTGGGATTTTGGAATAATCAACAACTTACAAGATGCCGTTGATGAAATCAAGCAAAACTTTGAAGATATGGATTTAGAAAATGCATCTGTCGAAGAGGAGATGAGAGCGATCGTGGATGAGATGGTGACGGAGTTAACTCAATTAATCAATAAAATAGAATCCGTTCACTTTCGCTAGTTTGTGAAGAAGGGAGGATTTTCATGGGATCAACACAAGAAATTAAATTACATCTCGAAGAGCTTCAAACAACATTAAATCAATTACAAACTGGGATGAATGAGTTTACAAGCTACACGACAACCTTTCGCTCGAACACAAGGGATCGCTTAAAAAACTTTCATTCCGATTTTATCGCCAAAGTCGATGCCCTCCTCGATAACATGAATAATGATGTCAATCAAGATTTAATCAAACAGCTCCAAGAAATCTATCAAGCTGGCAAAACATTGCTAGAAAGCATGAAACAAGTAGATGAAGAACTTGGAGAGGCAATTGGGGGCGATCGGTCGTGAAGCGTGACTTACAAATAAATTATGGGATTTTAGATGACATGATTGGACAGCTTCATATGTATAAGCATGCCCTTGTAGAAATGAAAGACTCGCTTGATCAAGTTTCCACAGCGATTCAAACGAATCAGGGGAAAAGTGTCGAGGCATGGGATCAAAAGATCAATCGTTCCCAGGAAAAAATCGAAAAATACGAAACACAAATCAACGATCTTTTGTCATCATTTTCGAAAATTATGTGGCAGATACAACCGTTTACATTTCCCCGATTGCGAGAAACGCTATGATGCGTGTCGACCGTAATGATATTTGGATTAATCTCACTCAAATAGAAAGTGGCATCACTAGAAACGTGACGAAAGCATTAAACCGAAGCTACGAGACACCCTCTTCCATCTTAAGCTTGTTTGATGATCCAACCGAGGCTGAAAAGGAAGCAAGCGAGATAAATAGAAGAAATATGGAAAAGATTCAAGCGAATATTAAATCAACTAGAAACAAACTTCAAAACAAAATGGATGATCTGTGGGAACTATACGACATGAAAGTAAAAAAATTTGAAAATGTCGATGATGCGTACCATGATCGAGCAGCAAAAATGAAGGGGAAATATACGAACTTCTTTGAAGGAGTAGGAGATGTCGTCGAAAATATAACCCAGGGCGCCACCGATCTCATCAAGGGGCTGGCAAATGGAATCGTCGGGATGGTGACGGGATTGGTGGTCACCGTTGTGGGAGATGCAGGTATAGTGATTCTATCAGGTGTTATTCCTGATGTAATCGAACCGCCTAAATTAAAAGAAAAGGCAGATCAAACGATTGATACACACACAGGCTGCGATACAATTTATCCAAGACCCTATTCGTACAGCGGAATCTGTCGCACAGGTCGTGACCGATTCGGTTGAACAAGAAGGGATCATGTATGCAACTGGTTCTGCCTTGCCGTCTCTCATTCCAAGCACCTTATTAAAAGGAGTAAAAGGTCTTTCTAGCGTAAAAAGTCCTGGAAAATCACCGAAAGTGAATAACAGTAAAACCTTACAGCAAAGAATTTATCCAAGATAAAATCAACGCAGCAAAAGCGGGAATGGGTAAGATGAAAGTGCCTGTACTTTATCGAGAGCAACTGTCGACAGGCTATTCTTCTCTGCCGATTGTTGGAATGGGAACAAAGCCGCTCGGTGAGATTCGTCCGCAAATGTTTTCGGTGAAGAGTAAGGAAGGTAGGGAGATGGGTAATCGTAAATCTATTAATGGATATGAGGGAATAGGAAAATTTAGGGAAAAAGTAGGATTAAAACCATATTCAATAGATTCAGGAGATACAGTAGCAAGTATTACTGTAAATAATAAGACTTATTTCGGAGTCAATTCAACTATTACAAAAGAATCACAAAAAGCATCAAAGGCGTTAAGACAGAGATGGCTAAGAGAAATAGAATGGGTTCCACCGAAAAGAACAGCTCCTAAACATTTAGGACATGCACAGTCTCTTGCTCATGCTGAAGCACATTCATTAATAAGGGCATTTGAGAGACAAGGAAGTTTACCTAAGACAGTTACAATGTATGTTGATAGAAAAACATGTAATATATGTAGAGGTGAATTGCCAGCATTATTAAAAAGATTAGGTATTGATGAATTAGAGGTTTTTAGTGGAGGTACTACAAAACCAATTATAATAAAGGCTACAAAATAAGGAGGCATAATAATGGTTATATATAATGGTCCAATTGAGGGCCCAATTGAAAATCCTAGTGATGAGTTTATAAAGCACATAATATTTAATAAAGATGAAGGTTATTGGAAACAAGGAAGTGGAGATTCATGTTTTGAAGTTAAAGGGTGTGATGAGTGGTTAATATTCTTTTATGATGAACCATATGTTTTTTTTATAATGAGGCATCCAGATTATTTAGTAACAATTAATGAGAATGTTGAAATAGAAACAATTGAGCATTTAGTAGGTGGAGAACCAATGAAAGTTCCTACATGTAGCTATGTGGATCGTGAAACAGCATATAGTATAATAAAAGCGTTTATAGAAAATAAAGAAGTACCAACCTTTGTGAAATGGGTAGATTTATATGATATAGATTTTGAACATGGATTTTAATGGCTCTTTGCTGTTTAGTGTGGGAATCAAAGAAATGATTTCTAGACTCCAGTGTATTAGAGTGTGTTCCTTCTTAGCTTTTGATAGTCTTTCATTTCGGTGATAGCCTGTGCGGCTCAACTTGGATACGTAACGTGTTGGCTGTTGTGTAGATCATTGCGATAAATCTTTTTTGTAGTGCGGTATCCTCTAGCTTTGCGCTTTGCAGCTTGGACTAGGCTATTTATCCCCTCAAGTAAACCGTTTGTAATCTTGTAAATCAGCACATTATTTCAGACACCTGATTTCAAATTAACCTAGATGATAAATCTGAAATAGTGTGCTGTTTTGATCACTTTATTATGATAAGTGCCTCAGCTCCTTCGAAAGAAGGTGGATACGCCAATATTCTGGAGCCTTTTCATATATTTTAGGGCTTCTTTTTTGAGGTTTTGCGAAAGCCCTGACTGAAGCCCAGAGTCTATGAAAAAGGTATGGATCCAATGAAGGTTTTCGTAGAAGCGCATGACGTGCTGGGCCAGGTGTTTGGAGAGTTCCAGCCGTTCTCTTTTCCCTAAGGAAAAATAATCGATCCTTTCAATCATAGCGTACAATGTGTGCTGGAAATAGGGAATCAGAAAGTCAGGCAAGATTGAAATATTCACCCCACAGGCCAGGCATCTGAGTTGGCAAATAGGAATGCATAGGGCCTGATCAGCTTCATCAATGCCGTATCGCCAATAAAAACCGTTACGGTGCAGATTCCCTTGGGAAACACAATGACAGCTGGGACACCGATCAAAAACGGGAAATTCGTTTCCTTTCCCTCTCGCTTCATATTCTATAAGCCCAATACCAAAATCGTGTGAAATGATCATAAAAAAACTCCTCCTAATAATATGCAAGAAATTTAGCATGTTATCACAAGGAAGTACAGAAATCACACTGGAGGAATTTGGAGAAAATAAGCCTGTTTCAGCGGGGATAAAGTTAGAGGCAATTGGGGGCGATCGGTCGTGAAGCGTGACTTACAAATAAATTATGGGATTTTAGATGACATGATTGGACAGCTTCATATGTATAAGCATGCCCTTGTAAAAATGAAAGACTCGCTTGGATCAAGTTTCCACAGCGATTCAAACGAATCAGGGGAAAAGTGTCGAGGCATGGGATCAAAAGATCAATCGTTCCCAGGAAAAAATCGAAAAATACGAAACACAAATCAACGATCTTTTGTCATTATTCGAAAATTATGTGCAGCAGACACAACTGTTTACATTTCCCCGATTGCGAGAAACGCTATGATGCGTGTCGACCGTAATGATATTTGGATTAATCTCACTCAAATAGAAAGTGGCATCACTAGAAACGTGACGAAAGCATTAAACCGAAGCTTCGAGACACCCTCTTCCATCTTAAGCTTGTTTGATGATCCAACCGATGCCGAAAAGAAAGCAAGCGAGATAAATAGAAGAAATATGGAAAAGATCCAAGCGAGCATTAAATCAACTAGAAACAAACTTCAAAACAAAATGGATGATCTGTGGGAACTATACGACATGAAAGTAAAAAAATTTGAAAATGTCGATGATGCGTACCATGATCGAGCCGCAAAATGAAGGGGAAATATACGAACTTCTTTGAGGGAGTAGGAGATGTCGTCGAAAATATAACCCAGGGCGCTACCGATCTCATTAAGGGACTGGCAAATGGAATCGTCGGGATGGTGACGGGATTGGTCACCGTTGTGGAAGATGCAGGTGTAGTGATTCTATCAGGTGTTATTCCTGATGTAATCGAACCACCTAAATTAAAAGAAAAGGCAGATCAAACGATTGATACATACACACAGGCTGCGATACAATTTATCCAAGACCCTATTCGTACAGCGGAATCTGTCGCACAGGTTGTGACCGATTCAGTTGAACAAGAAGGGATCATGTATGCAACTGGTTCTGCCTTGCCGTCTCTCATTCCAAGCACCTTATTAAAAGGAGCAAAAGGTCTTTCTAGCGTAAAGAGTCCTGGAAAATCACCGAAAGTGAACAACAGTAAACCTTACAGCAAAGAATTTATCCAAGATAAAATCAACGCAGCAAAAGCGGGAATGGGTAAGATGAAAGTGCCTGTACTTTATCGAGAGCAACTGTCGACAGGCTATTCTTCTCTGCCGATTGTTGGAATGGGAACAAAGCCGCTCGGTGAGATTCGTCCGCAAATGTTTTCGGTGAAGAGTAAGGAAGGTAGGGGTACGGGTGAATTAAGACAAATTAAGGAAATAAATAAAGAAACTTTTGAAAAAGCTATGGTTGAAGCTGCAAGAAGTCAACCTCCATATACTAGAAAGCCAAATAAGCCTAGAAATTACAAAAATAAAGTACGTAACGAGGACGGTTCAACAACATTTACTTTTATATCTAAAAAGAATGGTAAAGAGTATAATGTAACTTATGATAAAGCTGGTTTTCCAATTTTTAATTCTAAATTTGAAATAGATTTACCAGAGAAATTATATCTAGAAACTGATGCAATCCAATTTGAATATTTATCTAGATTACTTTACAAGGAAATTCAAAGGGACCCTAGTTTAGCAAAAATATTTACTGATGAAGAAATAAAATTATTAGAAGCTGGTAGAGTACCACAAACCTTAACATGGCATCATCATCAGCAACCAGGTAAAATGCAAATAGTTAACTATTATGAACATCAAGCGGCTAGCCATACTGGAGGAAGAGCTATTTGGGGTGGAGGTGAAGCAGGGAGAAAGGGAGAAATTAAAAAACGGATTTTGGAGATGATTTCATGGGATTAAAAAAATGGCTTTTTTCAGATGAATCTTTAGATGAAAAAAAAATTATTGAAGTTGAAAGATTATTTGGATTTAAGCTCCCTGATGATTACAAAAAATGTATAATGGAGAATAATGGTGGTTTCCCAGAACCAAATATTTTTAATTGTGATGATGGAAGAATTGAAGCTGTTTTTAATAATTTGATTAGTTTTACTGATGAAAATTTAAACATAAAAATGTTTTATGAATTTTCATCACAGAAATTAATTCCTTTTGCTAGAGATCCTTTTGGAAATTTATTGTGTTTTGACTATAGTAAAAATAATGAATCGCCTAAAATTGTTTTTTATAATTATGAAGAAACTGGAAGTGCATCAATTACCCCAGTATGTAAATCATTTACAGCTTTATTAGATAGATTATATTCTTTAACATAAAATCAATACTAATAAAATAAAGGTGGGTGACATTTTGGTAATGAACTTTGAATATTCATATAAACCATTAGTAAGTGAAGATATTAAGAGTTTTGAAAATGAATACGGTATAAAGTTGCCAGATGATTATAAAAAATTTTTATTACTTAATAATGGTGGTAAGCCTGTAAAAAGAAGATTTAAAACATCGGATGGGACTATTACAACTTCAATTATGTTATTTCTCCCAATATCAGAACAAACAGAATTAAATTAAAAAAATTTTTATAACAAATACAATTTGGGTAAAATAGTTCCATCAAATTTGATGCCTATAGGTATTGATCCAGCTGATAGCCTGATATGCTTAGAAATTGGTGGAAACGATAAAGTATATTTTTGTGACATGGATTACTTTGAAGAAGACGATGAATTAAAAGATGAGTACATTAAATTAATTTCAGAGAATTTTTTAGCTTTCCTCAATAACTTATATGAAGCATAAATTAATAGAGATGTGTATGGCAGAATAAAAGTGCAGAGCTTTGCAAAGGAAAAATGCAGAGTACTGCACTAATTTTGTGCTAAAAATAAAAATGACTTGCTAGCCATCCCAAGTCCCTACTATATTAATTGTGTCCAGAAATTATTAGTAGTGAAGGTTAAAAATTGAAAATGTCGATGATGCGTACCATGATCGAGTCGCAAAAATGAAGGGGAAATATACGAACTTCTTTGAAGGAGTAGGAGATGTCGTCGAAAATATAACCCAGGGCGCTACCGATCTCATTAAGGGACTGGCAAATGGAATAGTCGGGATGGTGACGGGATTGGTCACCGTTGTGGGAGATGCAGGTATAGTGATCCTATCAGGTGTTATT from Bacillus aquiflavi includes the following:
- a CDS encoding SMI1/KNR4 family protein encodes the protein MGLKKWLFSDESLDEKKIIEVERLFGFKLPDDYKKCIMENNGGFPEPNIFNCDDGRIEAVFNNLISFTDENLNIKMFYEFSSQKLIPFARDPFGNLLCFDYSKNNESPKIVFYNYEETGSASITPVCKSFTALLDRLYSLT
- a CDS encoding HNH endonuclease → MKGKYTNFFEGVGDVVENITQGATDLIKGLANGIVGMVTGLVTVVEDAGVVILSGVIPDVIEPPKLKEKADQTIDTYTQAAIQFIQDPIRTAESVAQVVTDSVEQEGIMYATGSALPSLIPSTLLKGAKGLSSVKSPGKSPKVNNSKPYSKEFIQDKINAAKAGMGKMKVPVLYREQLSTGYSSLPIVGMGTKPLGEIRPQMFSVKSKEGRGTGELRQIKEINKETFEKAMVEAARSQPPYTRKPNKPRNYKNKVRNEDGSTTFTFISKKNGKEYNVTYDKAGFPIFNSKFEIDLPEKLYLETDAIQFEYLSRLLYKEIQRDPSLAKIFTDEEIKLLEAGRVPQTLTWHHHQQPGKMQIVNYYEHQAASHTGGRAIWGGGEAGRKGEIKKRILEMISWD
- a CDS encoding DUF6431 domain-containing protein; translation: MIISHDFGIGLIEYEARGKGNEFPVFDRCPSCHCVSQGNLHRNGFYWRYGIDEADQALCIPICQLRCLACGVNISILPDFLIPYFQHTLYAMIERIDYFSLGKRERLELSKHLAQHVMRFYENLHWIHTFFIDSGLQSGLSQNLKKEALKYMKRLQNIGVSTFFRRS
- a CDS encoding deaminase, producing the protein MKVPVLYREQLSTGYSSLPIVGMGTKPLGEIRPQMFSVKSKEGREMGNRKSINGYEGIGKFREKVGLKPYSIDSGDTVASITVNNKTYFGVNSTITKESQKASKALRQRWLREIEWVPPKRTAPKHLGHAQSLAHAEAHSLIRAFERQGSLPKTVTMYVDRKTCNICRGELPALLKRLGIDELEVFSGGTTKPIIIKATK